Proteins found in one Anopheles aquasalis chromosome 3, idAnoAquaMG_Q_19, whole genome shotgun sequence genomic segment:
- the LOC126575234 gene encoding nucleoporin seh1, whose product MFDTQIIHTEHKDVIHDVAYDYYGQRMATCSSDQFVKVWDQNDQGVWGVTSSWKSHSGSVWRLSWAHPEFGQVLATCSFDRTVSVWEETVGEKTNPAMPPQKRWVRRTNLVDSRTSVTDVKFAPKTQGLMLAACSADGVIRIYEAPDIMNLSQWTLSHEISVKIPLSCLTWNPSMFRLHAPMIAAGSDDSSQSTGGKVFIFEYSENSRRWSKSETINQIVEPVHDIAFAPNVGRSYHILAVASKDVQIFNIKPIMDPTANSRHDVQPAAQFGDHYCTVWRVTWNITGTMLASTGDDGCVRMWKMNYLKNWRCSAVLKAENSESAPEASVTPSLKSSIANATAKYYKRGTISHPGQVPRH is encoded by the exons atgtttGATACGCAGATCATACATACCGAGCACAAGGATGTGATCCACGATGTGGCCTACGATTACTACGGCCAGCGAATGGCCACCTGTTCCAGCGACCAGTTTGTGAAG GTTTGGGACCAGAACGATCAAGGCGTTTGGGGTGTGACCTCCAGCTGGAAATCACATTCCGGATCCGTGTGGCGCCTGTCGTGGGCTCATCCCGAGTTTGGCCAAGTACTTGCGACATGCTCCTTCGATCGTACCGTCTCGGTCTGGGAAGAGACAGTGGGCGAGAAGACGAACCCGGCCATGCCACCTCAGAAACGCTGGGTCCGCCGAACGAACCTGGTCGATTCCAGGACGAGTGTGACGGATGTCAAGTTCGCTCCGAAGACTCAGGGTTTGATGCTGGCGGCGTGCTCAGCGGACGGTGTGATCCGGATCTATGAAGCACCCGATATCATGAATCTATCGCAATGGACACTTTCGCACGAGATCAGCGTGAAGATTCCGCTCAGCTGTCTTACCTGGAATCCATCCATGTTCCGGTTGCACGCACCGATGATTGCCGCCGGAAGTGACGATTCGTCGCAGAGTACCGGAGGCAAAGTGTTCATCTTTGAGTACAGCGAAAACTCTCGCCGTTGGTCCAAATCCGAAACGATCAACCAGATTGTAGAGCCGGTGCACGACATTGCCTTTGCACCGAACGTTGGCCGCAGCTACCACATTCTGGCCGTGGCCAGCAAAGATGTGCAAATCTTCAACATCAAACCAATTAT GGATCccacagcaaacagcagacaCGATGTTCAGCCTGCAGCCCAGTTTGGTGATCATTACTGCACCGTTTGGCGTGTAACGTGGAACATTACCGGAACCATGCTGGCGTCCACGGGAGACGATGGATGTGTTCGAATGTGGAAAA TGAACTATCTGAAGAACTGGCGATGCTCTGCTGTGCTGAAAGCGGAAAACTCTGAATCGGCGCCGGAGGCATCGGTTACGCCATCGCTGAAATCCAGTATAGCGAATGCAACGGCCAAATACTACAAGAGAGGAACCATCAGCCATCCAGGGCAGGTACCACGACATTAG